The Lentzea guizhouensis genome contains a region encoding:
- a CDS encoding DUF4082 domain-containing protein, giving the protein MAVLAAAVVVPAAVLAPAAHAAPCDAPVVNKVACENTKAGNANWSLNSLDDSIVGYTTDISSTPGGQVHFKVKTDASSYRLDIFRLGYYGGAGARLVKQLNRTTPQNQPVNCLTDSATALVDCGNWAVSLTWDVPADTVSGLYYAVLHRNDTGGENEIAFVIRDDSSQSKIFFQTSDATWHAYNRYGGNSLYYGTGPGDAGSAYAVSYNRPVANTGDENFIFNAEVPMLTWLEKNGYDVSYTTNADTARRGNLILNHKVFMAVGHDEYWSREQRTAVENARAAGVHLAFMTGNEVFWKHRWAPSLGSSPVDHRTVVTYKETKANAKIDPSPEWTGTWRDPRFTSSPNGANPENALLGQIFTVNGRRDDSLAVPAAYGKMRLWRHTPLASMTTGSYSFKPGTLGYEWDSVEDNGFQPAGVAQLSRTTVTMDGQYVLQNHGDRYASGTKTHALTLYKHASGALVFGAGTVQWAWGLDDEHAFRTDEPTSDVRIKQATVNLLADMGVQPTTIESGLTAASASTDTAPPSVAFGTTNSPTVGTGYSFNGTVIDSSGRVAGVEVSVDNGSTWHPANWTAGTASWSYTHTFSSAGAVTLKVRAVDDSANLSAEVNRAVTVLARDCPCTIWTENATPAVPSTNDGGAIELGVKFQSSVNGYVRGVRFYKGTGNTGVHTGSLWSATGTRLATGTFTAETATGWQTLTFPTAVQISAGTTYVASYFAPNGHYAGDADYFTSSAVGLEPLSAPKGVSGNPNGVFRGGSSGFPTDSYRNANYWVDPIFALDPGPDTRAPGTLSTDPLNNQGSVSLTPAVSITFDEPVTPSSAQILVNGPNGGVSGTISVAANGMKATFTPNNPLAPGTTYDVSGRATDLSGNTPSPTLWSFTTGNPRGATCPCTVWDDFAAPAVNAVSDTAAVEVGTKVRFDGRGQVLGVRFYKGFGNSGTHTGSLWSSSGQRLATGTFSGESTSGWQTLTFTQPVEVQANTTYVVSYYAPNGRYSATGGSFNSSHDYNSLHALKSGADGPNGVYRYGAGGGFPTSTYNSTNYWVDVIWRNGANGDSTPPTVTGRTPAPGATGVALNTTVSATFSEPVDVSSAQLSLKDPGAAGTSGAFSISGDGRTVTWTPDAPLAPGTQYAAEMRISDVNGNAMTGPATWSFTTTSTATCPCSLFSAAALPAVTSSNDTNAYELGVRFTAAVNGHVSGVKFYKGAGNTGTHTGSLWASNGTRLATGTFVNETATGWQTLVFDTPVPITAGQTYVASYTTTTGRYSADAGYFNRSAVSSPPLAAAASPNGVFRGGSGFPGDTFGGANYWVDVVFTPGS; this is encoded by the coding sequence GTGGCTGTGCTCGCTGCCGCGGTCGTCGTGCCGGCGGCGGTACTCGCTCCGGCCGCGCATGCGGCGCCGTGTGACGCACCGGTGGTGAACAAGGTCGCGTGCGAGAACACCAAAGCCGGCAACGCCAACTGGTCGTTGAACTCGCTCGACGACTCGATCGTCGGCTACACGACCGACATCAGCTCGACGCCCGGCGGCCAGGTCCACTTCAAGGTCAAGACCGACGCGTCGTCCTACCGGCTCGACATCTTCCGGCTCGGCTACTACGGCGGCGCCGGTGCCAGGCTGGTCAAGCAGCTCAACCGCACCACGCCGCAGAACCAGCCGGTCAACTGCCTCACCGACTCGGCGACCGCGCTCGTCGACTGCGGCAACTGGGCCGTCTCGCTCACCTGGGACGTGCCCGCTGACACCGTGTCCGGCCTGTACTACGCCGTGCTGCACCGCAACGACACCGGTGGCGAGAACGAGATCGCGTTCGTCATCCGCGACGACTCGAGCCAGTCGAAGATCTTCTTCCAGACCTCGGACGCCACCTGGCACGCCTACAACCGCTACGGCGGCAACAGCCTCTACTACGGCACCGGCCCCGGCGACGCCGGCTCGGCCTACGCGGTGAGCTACAACCGCCCGGTCGCGAACACCGGTGACGAGAACTTCATCTTCAACGCCGAAGTGCCGATGCTGACGTGGCTCGAGAAGAACGGCTACGACGTCAGCTACACCACCAACGCCGACACCGCCCGGCGCGGCAACCTGATCCTCAACCACAAGGTGTTCATGGCCGTCGGCCACGACGAGTACTGGTCCAGGGAACAGCGCACCGCCGTGGAGAACGCCCGCGCCGCCGGCGTGCACCTGGCGTTCATGACCGGCAACGAGGTCTTCTGGAAGCACCGCTGGGCACCGAGCCTCGGCTCCTCGCCGGTGGACCACCGCACCGTGGTGACCTACAAGGAGACCAAGGCCAACGCCAAGATCGACCCGAGTCCCGAGTGGACCGGCACCTGGCGCGACCCGCGGTTCACCAGCTCGCCCAACGGCGCGAACCCGGAGAACGCCCTGCTGGGCCAGATCTTCACCGTCAACGGCCGCCGCGACGACTCGCTGGCCGTGCCCGCCGCGTACGGCAAGATGCGGCTGTGGCGTCACACCCCGCTCGCGTCCATGACGACCGGCAGCTACTCCTTCAAGCCCGGCACCCTGGGCTACGAGTGGGACTCGGTGGAGGACAACGGCTTCCAGCCGGCCGGCGTCGCGCAGCTCTCGCGCACGACCGTCACGATGGACGGCCAGTACGTCCTGCAGAACCACGGTGACCGCTACGCGAGCGGCACGAAGACGCACGCGTTGACGCTCTACAAGCACGCGTCCGGTGCGCTGGTCTTCGGCGCCGGCACCGTGCAGTGGGCGTGGGGCCTGGACGACGAGCACGCGTTCCGCACCGACGAGCCGACCTCGGACGTCCGGATCAAGCAGGCGACGGTGAACCTGCTGGCCGACATGGGCGTCCAGCCGACCACGATCGAGTCCGGTCTCACCGCCGCGAGCGCCAGCACCGACACCGCACCGCCGTCGGTCGCGTTCGGCACCACGAACTCGCCGACCGTCGGCACCGGCTACAGCTTCAACGGCACCGTGATCGACTCGTCCGGCCGCGTCGCGGGCGTCGAGGTCTCGGTGGACAACGGCAGCACCTGGCACCCGGCCAACTGGACCGCGGGAACGGCGTCCTGGAGCTACACCCACACGTTCTCCAGCGCCGGCGCCGTCACGCTCAAGGTCCGCGCGGTCGACGACTCGGCGAACCTGTCGGCAGAGGTGAACCGCGCCGTCACGGTGCTCGCCCGCGACTGCCCGTGCACCATCTGGACCGAGAACGCCACCCCGGCCGTGCCGTCGACCAACGACGGCGGCGCCATCGAGCTCGGCGTGAAGTTCCAGTCCAGTGTGAACGGTTACGTCCGCGGTGTCCGGTTCTACAAGGGCACCGGCAACACCGGCGTGCACACCGGTTCGCTGTGGTCGGCCACCGGCACGCGCCTCGCCACCGGCACGTTCACCGCCGAGACGGCGACCGGCTGGCAGACGCTGACCTTCCCGACCGCCGTGCAGATCTCGGCCGGCACCACCTACGTCGCGTCGTACTTCGCGCCCAACGGCCACTACGCCGGTGACGCGGACTACTTCACGAGCTCGGCGGTGGGCCTGGAACCGCTGTCGGCGCCCAAGGGTGTCTCCGGCAACCCGAACGGCGTGTTCCGCGGCGGGTCGTCGGGCTTCCCGACCGACAGCTACCGCAACGCCAACTACTGGGTCGACCCGATCTTCGCGCTCGACCCCGGTCCGGACACCCGTGCCCCCGGCACGCTGTCGACCGACCCGCTGAACAACCAGGGCAGCGTCTCGCTCACCCCGGCGGTCAGCATCACCTTCGACGAGCCGGTGACGCCGAGCTCGGCGCAGATCCTGGTCAACGGTCCGAACGGCGGTGTGTCCGGCACGATCTCGGTGGCGGCCAACGGCATGAAGGCCACCTTCACGCCGAACAACCCGCTGGCGCCGGGCACGACGTACGACGTGTCCGGGAGGGCGACCGACCTGTCCGGCAACACGCCGAGCCCGACGCTGTGGTCGTTCACCACCGGCAACCCGCGCGGCGCCACGTGCCCGTGCACGGTGTGGGACGACTTCGCCGCCCCCGCCGTCAACGCGGTGAGCGACACCGCGGCGGTCGAGGTGGGCACCAAGGTCCGCTTCGACGGACGTGGCCAGGTGCTGGGTGTCCGGTTCTACAAGGGCTTCGGCAACTCCGGCACGCACACCGGCTCGCTGTGGTCGTCGTCCGGGCAGCGGCTCGCGACGGGCACCTTCAGCGGTGAGTCGACGAGTGGCTGGCAGACGCTGACGTTCACCCAGCCGGTCGAGGTGCAGGCGAACACCACCTACGTGGTCTCGTACTACGCCCCGAACGGCCGCTACTCCGCGACCGGCGGCAGCTTCAACTCCAGCCACGACTACAACTCGTTGCACGCGTTGAAGTCCGGCGCGGACGGCCCGAACGGCGTCTACCGCTACGGCGCCGGCGGCGGGTTCCCGACCAGCACCTACAACTCGACCAACTACTGGGTCGACGTGATCTGGCGCAACGGTGCGAACGGCGACAGCACCCCGCCCACCGTGACCGGCCGGACGCCGGCGCCGGGAGCCACCGGTGTCGCGCTGAACACGACGGTCTCGGCGACGTTCAGCGAGCCGGTCGACGTGAGCTCCGCGCAGCTCTCGCTCAAGGACCCCGGTGCCGCCGGCACCTCCGGTGCGTTCAGCATCTCCGGTGACGGCAGGACCGTGACGTGGACACCGGATGCGCCGCTCGCGCCGGGTACCCAGTACGCGGCCGAGATGCGGATCTCCGACGTCAACGGCAACGCCATGACCGGCCCGGCCACGTGGTCGTTCACGACGACCTCGACGGCCACCTGCCCGTGCTCGCTGTTCAGCGCCGCCGCGTTGCCCGCGGTGACGTCGTCCAACGACACCAACGCCTACGAGCTGGGCGTGCGGTTCACCGCGGCGGTCAACGGCCACGTGTCGGGCGTCAAGTTCTACAAGGGAGCGGGCAACACCGGCACCCACACCGGTTCCCTGTGGGCGTCGAACGGCACGCGCCTCGCGACGGGCACGTTCGTGAACGAGACGGCGACCGGCTGGCAGACGCTCGTGTTCGACACCCCGGTGCCGATCACCGCCGGCCAGACGTACGTGGCCTCGTACACGACGACCACGGGCCGCTACTCGGCCGACGCCGGGTACTTCAACCGGTCGGCGGTCAGCAGTCCGCCGCTGGCTGCGGCAGCATCTCCGAACGGTGTGTTCCGCGGCGGCTCCGGCTTCCCCGGCGACACCTTCGGCGGTGCGAACTACTGGGTGGACGTCGTGTTCACCCCGGGAAGCTGA